Proteins from one Anastrepha obliqua isolate idAnaObli1 chromosome 2, idAnaObli1_1.0, whole genome shotgun sequence genomic window:
- the LOC129236876 gene encoding uncharacterized protein LOC129236876 encodes MEDGVIPNVQPQPEQADNAPIPLRICNKQVCKRQFAPASKAYRKKPINRPSQERKLSALNRKSRNKTQIRDVPSYIRTEMEILKHLRHVNYNLKVLLKPKCHCNQIPRDRTRIVAKPNYETKRLSRNRILVKQQKNGAASKSDTASKRNAFNTDITNSGSANKEQHPQPNAKFKISHKCSCNKKCDVSAPQTPTDAPTKCQRTLHRFILHFKPKRECDKCKAADGITKAHNESKLSKEGDAKTEHQKCGPHRSKKHLPTLMRRDTTSRVGQQKQDKKPVQNERTLKQKMLGPCLKCAGKKSEPMRKVEEKNMPKKEAKTTENHAKAEKSNKETVDVSTIERTQEVELTKTQQPTKASERKVPVAEKWQKYLNLFNPRKKQPQQEEEVERKRDQSEEFRLKRAKEEKSNYEARHGILSTLNLFPKPTHRDIKYLENLKAYKKNEPKPERRTVYAETKPCNIKNPTDTPSTSSLEEFFRRVSERMVREQKEADTRRPPRRKKHITSNTLYRRRGQHLRGQQVQYQPRSISGKS; translated from the coding sequence ATGGAAGATGGTGTTATTCCGAACGTGCAACCGCAACCAGAACAAGCAGATAACGCTCCAATTCCGCTTAGAATATGCAACAAACAGGTTTGCAAACGTCAATTTGCACCTGCTTCGAAGGCATACAGAAAGAAACCTATAAATAGACCAAGCCAAGAAAGAAAACTATCGGCACTAAACAGGAAGAGccgaaataaaacacaaatcagAGATGTGCCATCTTACATACGAACAGAAATGGAGATTTTGAAACATCTGAGACATGTAAACTACAACTTGAAGGTACTACTCAAACCAAAATGCCACTGTAACCAAATCCCACGAGATCGCACGAGAATTGTGGCTAAACCCAACTATGAGACGAAGCGGCTAAGCAGAAACAGAATCCTGGTTAAGCAACAAAAGAATGGCGCAGCATCGAAGAGCGACACCGCCTCCAAGCGCAATGCATTCAATACTGACATCACGAATAGTGGCTCAGCAAATAAGGAACAACACCCTCAacctaatgcaaaatttaagatAAGTCATAAAtgtagttgtaataaaaagtgTGACGTATCCGCGCCGCAAACACCAACCGATGCACCAACAAAGTGTCAGCGCACGCTTCATCGTTTCATATTGCATTTTAAGCCCAAACGTGAATGTGACAAGTGCAAGGCTGCAGATGGCATCACCAAAGCACACAACGAGAGCAAACTAAGTAAAGAAGGCGATGCAAAAACTGAACATCAAAAATGTGGGCCTCATAGAtctaaaaaacatttgccaacGCTAATGAGACGAGATACAACGAGCAGAGTTGGACAGCAAAAACAAGACAAGAAGCCGGTGCAAAATGAACGAACGCTAAAACAAAAGATGCTAGGACCCTGCTTGAAATGCGCTGGAAAAAAGAGCGAGCCAATGCGAAAGGTAGAAGAGAAAAACATGCCGAAGAAAGAAGCAAAAACTACTGAAAATCACGCGAAAGCAGAGAAGTCAAACAAAGAAACCGTCGACGTTTCAACCATTGAAAGAACTCAGGAAGTAGAATTGACAAAAACGCAACAGCCAACGAAGGCGAGTGAAAGAAAGGTACCTGTGGCTGAGAAatggcaaaaatatttgaatttgtttaatcCGCGTAAGAAACAACcacaacaagaagaagaagtggagCGGAAAAGAGATCAAAGTGAGGAATTTAGGTTGAAAAGAGCTAAGGAAGAAAAAAGCAACTATGAAGCACGGCACGGTATACTTAGCACCTTGAACTTGTTTCCAAAACCTACTCATAGAGACATAAAGTACCTAGAAAACCTCAAGGCATATAAGAAAAACGAACCGAAACCGGAGCGCAGAACAGTGTACGCTGAGACTAAACCGTGCAATATAAAAAACCCAACCGATACACCAAGCACATCCTCACTTGAAGAGTTTTTTCGGAGGGTTTCAGAACGGATGGTGCGCGAACAAAAAGAAGCCGACACCCGCAGACCACCGCGTAGAAAAAAACACATTACAAGTAATACTTTGTATCGTAGAAGAGGTCAACATCTAAGAGGACAACAGGTTCAGTACCAGCCACGGAGTATAAGCGGCAAAAGTTGA
- the LOC129236874 gene encoding titin homolog, whose translation MAAKSKPEPNRKPNLKRDGTHGKRKEKEVRELWINPNAIEMGESQMDICAFDCECQLPRNQNVQQELQRLARVYSQIETAPEDEDEDSDEEPKSQGFLCFKPKKSQSKLSKSQQKEKAEKEQHKREKSSYDRSKEKEEAAKKDSERKSRSRQPVQICKFQTREEVKRFKELKSIYSTKPKRRSSTTDNQQKKLKKPDKRMDHEPSKRPRSSSDDSVHNPKHKQHTSRKERARRVQQTQSCASNNSDYPQRRSYSRLSEEEKQRHKKKSEKSGVGCCGSRKKSHVDKQRREYEAYKPTNQQTSNHQAASARTSTLPICPLTRDEIELLETLKATYAREVNKRETENRADPLTTEDTGCCSKSKKKRQSDDDSYYSLHSQYPIDPNGPYGCRCPKNYSLTFEQKYPTREYPSTIFSHDQECSEREEKYRMYTPRKMKSAEENVIRKTEPKNGKGKSESSICTCDRNRKYSKEPKHETLPEDSDSEKPAICSCFNTPKRKSKRDKRPSQVEEKSQTRKPTPLMGDAETSKRKNSDKSKKGDESKKPDKKAHKQSSTTSCCPISKQNKSKKEGDMKEKSTKTEKDEKIHKKSSDTSCCSRSKKDKRKKEADIKEKPTKTEKREKINKKSSDTSCCPRSKKDKPKKEDGMKEKPRKSKSEEKVQKKLSDTSCCPRSKKEKPRKEADTKEKPRKSKSEEKVHKKSSDTSCCPRSKKEKPRKEADRKEKPRKSKSEEKVQKKSSDTSCCPRSKKEKPKKEADIKEKPTQTEKREKINKKSSDTSCCPRSKKDKPKKEDGMKEKPRKSKSEEKVQKKLSDTSCCPRSKKEKPRKEADTKEKPRKSKSEEKVHKKSSDTSCCPRNKNDKPKKEDGMKEKPRKSINEETVQKKSSDTSCCPRSKKEKPKKEADIKEKPTQTEKREKINKKSSDTSCCPRSKKDKPKKEDGMKEKPRKSKSEEKVQKKLSDTSCCPRSKKEKPRKEADTKEKPRKSKSEEKVHKKSSDTSCCPRNKNDKPKKEDGMKEKPRKSINEETVQKKSSDTSCCSRSKKEKPTKEADIKEKPTKTEKREKINKKSSDTSCCPRNKNGKPKKEDGTKEKPRKSKSEEKVHKKSSDTSCCSRSKKETPKKEADIKEKPTKTEKEEKIHKKSSDTSCCPRSKKEKPKKEVGMKEKPRKSKSKEKVQKKSSDTSCCPRSKKETPKKEADIKEKPTKTEKEEKIHKKSSDTSCCPRSKKEKPKKEVGMKEKPRKSKSEEKVQKKSSDTSCCPRSKKEKPTKEDGMKEKPRKSKGEEKVQKKSSDTSCFLRSKKDKPKKEADMKEKSTKTEKDEKIHKKSSDTPCCSRSKTEKPKKEADIKEKPTKTEKEEKIHKKSSDTSCCPRSKKDKPKKEDGMKEKPPMNRSQEKVKPQEKDDSKTKRSKIKSEDPQRKSSQTTYFGSSKKDQSKKLDGSERKISKSKSREKAEKTSPKTTCTCCGGGEKEKPNIDTSDKKTPKSTTPTKGRPINREQKMQTNPKPTRVASKKSSQTYFCPCCELSDERVKSPTRAHDKRAKPNMPASKKKHSDSSFCSCCTSADTRQKSKDKQIELSQQKEKDNRRGKEWQQAECGQDMKPPNFSYCDALYNELENLVMQKEQCPKQKPPSSTSKESEKRDNGYCRDCCGGNSSKNKETKSKSSAKSKSKEKHQIHSNTKEAEPRCSEAKNRYQNWQRKAQEVYRYMSKDNAHHKGKTKTQNGTTTLSEPPPLAPCYATSDSKIQKSYVAEYVLGKKYQRSRSLAQVRRVKYDVILGSSAKKKCYKNPDQAPNSSYFYGYGVDCKN comes from the coding sequence ATGGCCGCAAAGTCAAAGCCAGAGCCAAATCGCAAGCCGAATCTGAAGCGCGATGGTACGCATGGCAAGCGAAAGGAAAAGGAGGTGCGCGAACTATGGATCAATCCGAATGCGATCGAAATGGGTGAATCGCAGATGGACATATGCGCTTTTGACTGTGAATGCCAATTGCCGCGTAATCAAAATGTGCAACAGGAACTCCAGCGACTAGCGAGAGTTTACTCCCAAATAGAAACAGCACCGGAAGACGAAGATGAAGACAGTGACGAGGAGCCAAAAAGTCAGGGCTTTTTGTGTTTTAAGCCAAAAAAATCTCAATCTAAATTATCAAAAAGTCAGCAAAAAGAGAAGGCGGAAAAAGAACaacacaaacgtgaaaagtcGAGCTATGACAGATCAAAAGAGAAAGAAGAGGCAGCGAAGAAAGATAGTGAAAGGAAAAGCCGCAGTCGACAGCCCGTACAAATTTGCAAATTCCAAACGCGTGAAGAAGTCAAGCGTTTTAAAGAGCTTAAATCAATTTATTCCACAAAACCAAAGCGTAGGTCCTCAACTACTGACAATCAGcaaaagaaactgaaaaaaccggACAAACGCATGGACCATGAACCAAGCAAACGCCCCCGCAGCTCTAGTGATGATTCCGTACATAACCCTAAGCATAAGCAACACACTTCACGCAAGGAAAGAGCTCGGAGGGTCCAACAAACGCAATCATGCGCCAGCAATAACAGTGACTATCCGCAGAGGCGTTCTTATTCCCGTTTGAGTGAGGAAGAAAAGCAAAGACACaagaaaaaatcggaaaaatctGGTGTGGGGTGTTGCGGTTCACGCAAAAAATCCCACGTTGACAAACAACGTCGGGAATATGAAGCTTACAAGCCCACCAACCAGCAGACCTCCAACCACCAGGCTGCCAGTGCGAGAACGTCAACGTTGCCTATTTGTCCACTTACGCGCGACGAAATTGAATTGCTTGAAACATTGAAAGCAACATATGCTCGTGAGGTAAATAAACGCGAAACAGAAAACAGAGCAGATCCACTAACAACGGAGGATACCGGTTGTTgttcaaaatctaaaaaaaaacgccaatcAGACGATGACTCATATTATTCATTACATAGCCAATATCCTATAGATCCAAACGGGCCATATGGCTGCAGATGTCCAAAAAACTATTCCCTAACCTTTGAGCAAAAGTATCCAACTAGAGAGTATCCGTCTACAATTTTTTCACATGATCAGGAATGTAGTGAAAGAGAAGAGAAATACAGAATGTATACACCCAGGAAAATGAAATCAGCTGAAGAAAATGTAATACGCAAAACGGAGccaaaaaatggaaaaggtaAATCGGAAAGTTCTATATGCACATGTGacagaaatagaaaatatagtAAGGAACCAAAACATGAAACCTTGCCAGAAGATTCTGATTCAGAAAAACCCGCGATATGCTCATGCTTTAATACCCCAAAGAGAAAATCTAAGAGAGATAAAAGACCTAGCCAAGTAGAAGAGAAAAGCCAAACGAGAAAACCTACACCTTTAATGGGAGATGCTGAAACAAGTAAAAGGAAAAACTCTGATAAGTCAAAGAAAGGTGATGAGTCTAAGAAACCAGATAAGAAAGCCCATAAGCAATCTTCCACTACTTCATGTTGTCCGATAAGCAAACAGAATAAATCAAAGAAGGAAGGTGATATGAAAGAGAAATCCACAAAGACcgaaaaagatgaaaaaattcataagaaatCATCCGATACATCTTGTTGCTCGAGAAGTAAAAAGGATAAACGAAAGAAAGAAGCTGATATCAAAGAGAAACCCACAAAGACcgaaaaaagggaaaaaatcaataagaaatcATCCGATACGTCATGTTGCCCGAGAAGCAAAAAGGATAAGCCAAAGAAAGAAGATGGTATGAAAGAGAAGCCCAGAAAGagcaaaagtgaagaaaaagtgcAAAAGAAATTATCTGATACGTCATGTTGCCCAAGAAGTAAAAAGGAGAAACCAAGGAAAGAAGCTGATACGAAAGAGAAGCCCAGAAAGagcaaaagtgaagaaaaagtgcATAAGAAATCATCCGATACGTCATGTTGCCCGAGAAGTAAAAAGGAGAAACCAAGGAAAGAAGCTGATAGGAAAGAGAAGCCCAGAAAGagcaaaagtgaagaaaaagtgcAAAAGAAATCATCTGATACGTCTTGTTGCCCGAGAAGTAAAAAGGAGAAACCAAAGAAAGAAGCTGATATCAAAGAGAAACCCACACAGACcgaaaaaagggaaaaaatcaataagaaatcATCCGATACGTCGTGTTGCCCGAGAAGTAAAAAGGATAAGCCAAAGAAAGAAGATGGTATGAAAGAGAAACCCAGAAAGagcaaaagtgaagaaaaagtgcAAAAGAAATTATCTGATACGTCATGTTGCCCAAGAAGTAAAAAGGAGAAACCAAGGAAAGAAGCTGATACGAAAGAGAAGCCCAGAAAGagcaaaagtgaagaaaaagtgcATAAGAAATCATCCGATACGTCATGTTGCCcgagaaataaaaacgataagCCAAAGAAAGAAGATGGTATGAAAGAGAAGCCCAGAAAGAGCATAAATGAAGAAACAGTGCAAAAGAAATCATCCGATACGTCTTGTTGCCCGAGAAGTAAAAAGGAGAAACCAAAGAAAGAAGCTGATATCAAAGAGAAACCCACACAGACcgaaaaaagggaaaaaatcaataagaaatcATCCGATACGTCGTGTTGCCCGAGAAGTAAAAAGGATAAGCCAAAGAAAGAAGATGGTATGAAAGAGAAACCCAGAAAGagcaaaagtgaagaaaaagtgcAAAAGAAATTATCTGATACGTCATGTTGCCCAAGAAGTAAAAAGGAGAAACCAAGGAAAGAAGCTGATACGAAAGAGAAGCCCAGAAAGagcaaaagtgaagaaaaagtgcATAAGAAATCATCCGATACGTCATGTTGCCcgagaaataaaaacgataagCCAAAGAAAGAAGATGGTATGAAAGAGAAGCCCAGAAAGAGCATAAATGAAGAAACAGTGCAAAAGAAATCATCCGATACGTCTTGTTGCTCGAGAAGTAAAAAGGAGAAACCAACGAAAGAAGCTGATATCAAAGAGAAACCCACAAAGACcgaaaaaagggaaaaaatcaataagaaatcATCCGATACGTCGTGTTGCCCGAGAAATAAAAACGGTAAGCCAAAGAAAGAAGATGGTACGAAAGAAAAGCCCAGAAAGagcaaaagtgaagaaaaagtgcATAAGAAATCATCCGATACGTCATGTTGCTCGAGAAGTAAAAAGGAGACGCCAAAGAAAGAAGCTGATATTAAAGAGAAACCCACAAAGAccgaaaaagaggaaaaaattcataagaaatCATCCGATACGTCTTGTTGCCCAAGAAGTAAAAAGGAGAAACCAAAGAAAGAAGTTGGTATGAAAGAGAAGCCCAGAAAGagcaaaagtaaagaaaaagtgcAAAAGAAATCATCCGATACGTCTTGTTGCCCGAGAAGTAAAAAGGAGACGCCAAAGAAAGAAGCTGATATTAAAGAGAAACCCACAAAGAccgaaaaagaggaaaaaattcataagaaatCATCCGATACGTCTTGTTGCCCAAGAAGTAAAAAGGAGAAACCAAAGAAAGAAGTTGGTATGAAAGAGAAGCCCAGAAAGagcaaaagtgaagaaaaagtgcAAAAGAAATCATCCGATACGTCTTGTTGCCCGAGAAGTAAAAAGGAGAAACCCACGAAAGAAGATGGCATGAAAGAGAAGCCCAGAAAGAGCAAAGGTGAAGAAAAAGTGCAAAAGAAATCATCCGATACGTCTTGTTTCTTGAGAAGTAAAAAGGATAAACCAAAGAAGGAAGCTGATATGAAAGAGAAATCCACAAAGACcgaaaaagatgaaaaaattcataagaaatCATCCGATACGCCTTGTTGCTCGAGAAGTAAAACGGAGAAACCAAAGAAAGAAGCTGATATTAAAGAGAAACCCACAAAGAccgaaaaagaggaaaaaattcataagaaatCATCCGATACGTCTTGTTGCCCGAGAAGTAAAAAGgataaaccaaaaaaagaagATGGTATGAAAGAGAAGCCCCCAATGAACAGAAGTCAAGAAAAGGTGAAACCACAGGAAAAAGATGATTCTAAAACGAAACGCTCGAAGATTAAAAGCGAAGATCCACAAAGGAAGTCATCTCAGACAACTTATTTTGGAAGTAGTAAAAAGGACCaatcaaaaaaattggatggttctgaaagaaaaatatctaaatCTAAAAGCAGAGAAAAGGCTGAAAAGACCTCACCCAAAACAACTTGCACGTGTTGCGGAGGAGGAGAAAAAGAGAAACCAAACATTGATACCAGTGACAAGAAGACACCAAAATCAACCACCCCAACTAAGGGACGACCAATAAATCGTGAGCAAAAGATGCAAACGAACCCGAAACCGACACGAGTTGCTTCAAAAAAAAGCTCTCAAACGTATTTTTGTCCGTGTTGTGAATTATCTGACGAAAGAGTTAAATCGCCAACCAGAGCTCATGACAAGAGGGCAAAACCAAATATGCCAGCTTCTAAAAAGAAACATTCTGACTCATCTTTTTGTTCGTGTTGTACGAGCGCTGATACACGACAAAAATCTAAAGATAAGCAAATTGAACTATCGCAACAAAAAGAGAAGGATAATAGGAGGGGAAAAGAATGGCAGCAAGCAGAGTGTGGTCAAGATATGAAACCGCCCAATTTTTCATACTGCGACGCGCTCTATAATGAACTGGAAAATTTAGTTATGCAAAAAGAACAATGCCCGAAACAAAAGCCACCAAGTAGCACGAGCAAGGAATCGGAAAAAAGGGATAACGGCTATTGTCGTGATTGCTGTGGAGGAAACAGTTCGAAAAACAAAGAGACAAAATCCAAGTCAAGTGCAAAATCGAAGAGTAAAGAGAAGCATCAAATCCACAGCAATACtaaggaagctgaaccaaggTGCAGCGAAGCAAAAAACAGATACCAGAATTGGCAAAGGAAAGCGCAGGAGGTCTACAGGTATATGTCTAAAGACAATGCACACCACAAAGGCAAGACGAAAACACAAAATGGCACAACTACTCTTAGTGAACCTCCACCCCTTGCACCATGCTATGCCACCAGTGactcaaaaatccaaaaatcatATGTGGCTGAATATGTCCTGGGCAAGAAATACCAACGAAGCCGGTCCCTAGCGCAAGTCAGAAGAGTAAAGTACGATGTCATCTTGGGAAGCAGCGCAAAGAAGAAATGTTACAAAAATCCTGACCAAGCGCCGAATTCGAGTTATTTTTATGGGTATGGTGTAGattgcaaaaattaa